A single Corynebacterium stationis DNA region contains:
- a CDS encoding metallophosphoesterase family protein: MTKTTFIHTSDFQLGMQRWFLTGEAQARFDDARLESIKRLGELAISSGAEFIVVAGDVFERNSLSSQVTGRAREALENLPVPVFLLPGNHDPLIADSVFFTALNKETAPDVHVISDTEPFVLREGVEIVGAPFKARTAAYDLVADMLAPLESTENIRVAIGHGQIHGWGDAEKLDAIDLKNVEDNINNGVIDYLALGDTHSTMELGSTGSVWFSGSPETTDFKHLPDGGGESDSGNALVVTIEKNSASDVEVSVVKEAIGQWVFESISMDINSEEDVERFVQQLQNYPDKHRTVIKYGLRGTINLAAQTKLDSAIAQLEPVFASLKPRQRVMDLHLAPEDDELASLSLTGFAASALNELMENIQSDPKSVSRDAANLLFRLTRKDAS, translated from the coding sequence ATGACGAAAACGACGTTTATTCATACTTCAGATTTCCAACTTGGAATGCAGCGCTGGTTTTTAACTGGTGAAGCACAAGCACGCTTTGATGATGCGAGGCTGGAATCTATCAAGCGCCTAGGTGAGTTGGCGATTAGTAGTGGTGCAGAATTTATCGTCGTTGCCGGAGACGTTTTTGAACGTAACTCTTTATCCAGCCAAGTCACTGGGCGCGCACGGGAGGCATTAGAAAACCTTCCCGTGCCCGTTTTTCTGCTGCCAGGAAACCATGATCCACTCATTGCTGACTCGGTATTTTTCACTGCGCTAAACAAGGAAACTGCGCCAGACGTTCACGTCATCTCCGACACGGAACCTTTCGTACTGCGCGAAGGCGTGGAAATTGTGGGGGCACCGTTTAAAGCGCGTACTGCAGCTTATGACCTAGTCGCCGATATGCTCGCGCCTTTAGAATCGACAGAAAATATCCGCGTAGCTATAGGCCATGGACAAATCCACGGGTGGGGTGATGCGGAAAAGCTGGATGCTATTGATCTCAAAAACGTCGAAGACAATATCAATAATGGCGTCATCGACTACCTAGCTTTAGGTGATACCCATTCCACCATGGAGCTGGGGAGTACCGGGTCGGTGTGGTTTTCAGGCTCTCCGGAAACAACTGATTTCAAACACCTGCCAGACGGCGGTGGTGAGTCCGACTCCGGAAACGCTTTAGTTGTAACCATCGAAAAGAACTCAGCTTCCGATGTTGAGGTAAGCGTGGTCAAGGAAGCAATTGGGCAGTGGGTCTTTGAATCCATTTCCATGGATATCAACAGTGAAGAAGATGTCGAGCGCTTTGTCCAACAGCTTCAGAATTATCCCGATAAACACCGCACCGTAATCAAATACGGCCTGCGTGGAACCATCAACTTGGCGGCGCAGACGAAGTTAGACTCTGCGATTGCACAACTAGAGCCAGTGTTTGCCTCCCTCAAACCTCGCCAGCGCGTGATGGACTTGCACCTGGCTCCAGAAGACGACGAGCTGGCAAGCCTGTCTTTAACGGGCTTTGCGGCCAGCGCACTTAATGAGCTGATGGAAAATATCCAAAGCGACCCGAAATCTGTCTCCCGCGACGCAGCGAACCTACTTTTCCGTTTGACTCGAAAGGATGCTTCTTAA
- a CDS encoding SWIM zinc finger family protein yields the protein MKFVTTTTDSGRLARGRKYARAGHVVDLDLRVGAVHGQVAGSQNQPFSVLIQLPYRDKDDIEKVTGMLARSANSIRRAIRGDVAPEVLDILLAPSADDVKMSCDCPDYGHVCKHVVAVADRLAARIDADPLQLFALRGLNIHALETMVMESAQKVARESAAELSDDLGDEDTTQMPGPSTSDGSADGSNKAEGSSTAASKARAVSNELFWNGRSLPDMPEPKVAPAIDDSDPELLRKAMRAVSHTNVDLLRAVSDVEDLYHFLTEKNN from the coding sequence ATGAAATTTGTGACCACCACAACCGACTCGGGCCGGTTGGCACGCGGGCGGAAGTATGCGCGCGCCGGGCATGTTGTTGACTTGGATTTGCGAGTGGGCGCGGTCCATGGCCAAGTGGCTGGCTCACAGAATCAACCTTTCTCCGTGCTTATTCAACTTCCATATCGCGACAAGGATGATATTGAGAAAGTCACGGGCATGCTTGCCCGCAGTGCTAACTCCATTCGTCGCGCAATCCGTGGTGATGTGGCGCCGGAAGTGCTGGATATCTTGCTTGCTCCCTCGGCTGATGATGTGAAAATGAGCTGCGATTGCCCAGATTATGGGCACGTGTGTAAGCACGTGGTCGCAGTGGCGGACCGTCTTGCCGCGCGTATCGATGCCGATCCGCTGCAGCTATTTGCCCTGCGCGGGCTAAATATTCACGCACTAGAAACCATGGTGATGGAGTCCGCGCAGAAAGTAGCGCGGGAGTCCGCTGCAGAGCTTAGCGATGACTTAGGCGATGAAGACACGACTCAAATGCCAGGGCCATCGACATCTGATGGCAGTGCCGATGGCTCCAATAAGGCCGAGGGATCATCGACAGCCGCGAGCAAAGCTCGTGCCGTTAGCAATGAACTATTTTGGAATGGCCGCAGCTTGCCCGATATGCCGGAGCCGAAAGTTGCACCGGCTATCGATGACTCCGATCCCGAGCTATTACGCAAAGCGATGCGTGCGGTGTCCCACACCAATGTGGACTTGCTGCGTGCCGTGAGCGATGTGGAAGACCTCTACCATTTCCTAACCGAGAAGAATAACTAA